From the Desulfovibrio sp. UIB00 genome, one window contains:
- a CDS encoding amino acid ABC transporter ATP-binding protein: MSLVVVDELHKQFGETKVLRGVNLTVEEGDVVAVIGRSGSGKSTFLRILNGLETFDAGFVKIDGDRVHGLENDLRPLRLKVGMVFQQFNLFPHLTAGENVMLAPRIVKKEPEAEVRKLAAEMLARVGLADKFNAFPDQLSGGQQQRVAIARALAMRPKMLLCDEITSALDPELVGEVLEVVRKLAAEGMTLIMVTHEMRFAREVGNKLVFMHQGKVHEAGAPKALFAKPGTPELASFIQTVN, encoded by the coding sequence ATGTCGCTGGTCGTCGTTGATGAACTGCACAAGCAGTTCGGTGAAACCAAGGTGCTGCGTGGGGTCAACCTCACGGTGGAAGAAGGCGACGTTGTGGCCGTCATTGGCCGTAGCGGATCTGGCAAGAGCACGTTTCTACGTATTCTCAACGGGCTGGAAACCTTTGATGCGGGTTTTGTGAAAATTGACGGCGATCGTGTCCATGGGCTTGAAAACGACTTGCGCCCCCTGCGGCTCAAGGTGGGCATGGTCTTTCAGCAGTTCAACCTCTTTCCTCACCTTACAGCGGGGGAAAACGTCATGCTGGCCCCGCGCATTGTCAAAAAAGAGCCCGAAGCCGAAGTGCGGAAGCTTGCCGCAGAAATGCTTGCGCGGGTGGGCCTTGCCGACAAATTCAACGCCTTTCCCGATCAGCTGTCTGGCGGGCAGCAGCAGCGGGTGGCCATTGCCCGGGCGCTTGCCATGCGCCCCAAGATGTTGCTGTGCGATGAAATAACCTCAGCCCTTGATCCCGAGCTGGTGGGCGAAGTGCTTGAGGTTGTGCGCAAGCTTGCGGCAGAAGGCATGACCCTGATCATGGTCACTCACGAAATGCGCTTTGCCCGTGAAGTAGGCAATAAACTGGTATTCATGCACCAGGGTAAGGTTCATGAGGCCGGGGCCCCCAAGGCGCTTTTTGCCAAGCCCGGCACTCCAGAACTGGCTTCGTTCATCCAGACGGTGAACTAA
- a CDS encoding amino acid ABC transporter permease: MAYQFTFEPIAANWPLLVQGAALTLALTAVSATVGLAVGILGAVSREWRLPFLHPFFTAYVECVRNTPFIVQLYFIYFGLPALGVRLNGWEASVLAMVVNLGAYSTEIIRAGVAAVPKGLIEAADSLAMSRWQCLLHVILRPALKTVWPALCSQIVIVMLGSSVCSQIAAEELTFEANLIQSRTFRAFEVYLASTLMYLALAIAVRKSLHSFGKHCIRRGRA; encoded by the coding sequence ATGGCCTATCAGTTTACCTTTGAGCCCATTGCGGCAAACTGGCCATTGCTGGTTCAGGGGGCAGCCCTGACGCTGGCCCTCACGGCGGTCAGCGCCACGGTGGGCCTTGCCGTGGGCATTTTGGGAGCGGTTTCACGCGAGTGGCGGTTGCCCTTTTTGCACCCGTTTTTTACCGCCTATGTGGAATGCGTCCGCAACACGCCCTTTATTGTGCAATTGTACTTCATATACTTCGGCCTGCCCGCCCTTGGGGTACGGCTGAACGGATGGGAAGCCTCCGTGCTGGCAATGGTCGTCAACCTTGGCGCATATTCGACCGAAATCATCCGGGCTGGCGTGGCGGCTGTGCCCAAGGGCCTGATTGAAGCCGCAGACTCCCTGGCAATGAGCCGCTGGCAATGCCTGCTCCACGTGATTCTGCGCCCGGCGCTCAAAACTGTGTGGCCCGCCCTGTGCAGCCAGATTGTCATTGTCATGCTGGGGTCTTCGGTATGTTCGCAGATAGCCGCCGAGGAGCTGACCTTTGAGGCCAACCTCATCCAGAGCCGCACGTTCCGCGCCTTTGAGGTCTACCTCGCCAGCACGCTCATGTATCTTGCTCTGGCCATCGCCGTGCGCAAGAGCCTGCATTCCTTTGGCAAACACTGCATCCGCAGGGGGCGCGCATGA
- a CDS encoding site-2 protease family protein: MLNLDLSQVLSTLAVAAVPALLGIILHEVAHGWVAFRCGDPTAKFMGRLTLNPLPHIDPMGLLAFVLTSLSGAFVFGWAKPVPINPRYFRNPAKDMMLVALAGPLTNFLLAGLFGLLLWAVLHVFPPQQWMDSTSYVFALKTIQTGVIINFGLGWLNLMPIPPLDGSKVVAYFLPPNTAYRYLSVERYGFVILLLLLFTGALGLVLGPLVSGSALGLLSLLGII; the protein is encoded by the coding sequence ATGCTGAACCTAGACCTTTCCCAGGTGCTGAGCACCCTGGCTGTAGCCGCTGTACCCGCTCTCCTGGGCATCATTCTGCACGAAGTGGCCCACGGATGGGTGGCCTTTCGCTGCGGCGACCCTACCGCAAAATTTATGGGGCGGCTGACCCTGAACCCCCTGCCGCATATTGACCCCATGGGCCTATTGGCCTTTGTGCTGACAAGCCTTTCTGGAGCCTTTGTGTTCGGCTGGGCCAAGCCAGTGCCAATCAATCCCCGTTACTTCCGCAATCCCGCAAAAGACATGATGTTGGTAGCCCTTGCCGGGCCGCTCACAAACTTTTTGCTGGCAGGGCTTTTTGGCCTTCTGCTGTGGGCCGTGCTGCATGTTTTTCCGCCGCAACAATGGATGGACAGCACAAGTTACGTCTTTGCGCTCAAGACCATCCAGACTGGCGTAATCATTAATTTCGGGCTGGGCTGGCTCAATCTGATGCCCATTCCTCCGCTGGACGGCAGCAAGGTTGTGGCCTATTTTCTGCCTCCAAACACCGCATATCGTTACCTGAGTGTGGAGCGTTACGGATTTGTCATTCTTTTGTTGTTGCTGTTCACCGGGGCGCTTGGGCTTGTGCTTGGGCCGCTGGTCAGCGGCAGCGCCCTTGGCCTGCTGTCGCTGCTGGGCATCATTTAG
- a CDS encoding amino acid ABC transporter permease gives MISFSIWDMLRHLLTGAGWTIALSAIAFALGGVMGLIVLFVRISPKAQLRALAMTYIEFFQDTPLLMQFFLIFFGLALFGVDISPLAAATLGLTFFTSAYLAEIWRGCVEALPKGQWEASACLAMNRYEQLRHVILPQALRIAIPPTVGFSVQVVKGTAVASIIGLVEITKTGTMIANATFRPLLVYGLVAAGYFLMCYPLSAFARCIERRLHVAGRR, from the coding sequence ATGATCAGCTTCTCTATCTGGGACATGCTGCGCCATCTGCTTACGGGCGCGGGCTGGACAATTGCTCTGTCTGCCATCGCTTTCGCTCTTGGCGGAGTCATGGGCCTTATTGTGCTTTTTGTGCGCATTTCGCCCAAGGCCCAGCTGCGCGCCCTGGCCATGACGTATATTGAGTTTTTTCAGGATACGCCGCTGCTTATGCAGTTTTTTCTCATCTTTTTCGGGCTGGCACTGTTTGGGGTGGATATTTCGCCCCTGGCCGCCGCAACGCTGGGCCTTACGTTCTTTACCAGCGCGTACCTTGCTGAAATCTGGCGCGGATGCGTTGAGGCGCTGCCCAAGGGTCAGTGGGAGGCATCGGCGTGCCTTGCCATGAACCGTTACGAGCAGCTGCGTCACGTCATTCTGCCCCAGGCCTTGCGCATAGCCATCCCCCCGACTGTGGGCTTTTCAGTACAGGTCGTCAAAGGAACTGCCGTGGCCTCGATCATCGGCCTTGTGGAAATAACCAAAACCGGAACCATGATCGCCAACGCAACATTCAGGCCGCTGCTGGTCTACGGCCTTGTGGCTGCGGGGTATTTTCTCATGTGCTACCCGCTTTCGGCCTTTGCCCGCTGCATCGAAAGGAGGCTCCATGTCGCTGGTCGTCGTTGA
- the ilvC gene encoding ketol-acid reductoisomerase has protein sequence MSQFGEIYRDEDVDISVLHGKTIAIIGYGSQGKAQGKSLRDSGINVIVGVGDRTVHNSWKDAEADGFAVYDIQEAVKKADIVHILLQDPAQPAVYYSSIHAHLRPGQTLSFAHGFAILYGTIKPPKDVDVILFVPNGPGPVVRRKFKEGSGIYGAVAVDQDASGHAAATALAIAKGVGSTRVGTIKLSFQHETEGDNFEEQVLYGGAIQLMRSIYKVMTDNGYPASFAYAKAVRSIRSIIDDIDEVGVEEYLTRRASRTCEFAVRTSGPRVINEDAIQQIFEETEKGIFARNWLNEFNLGMPTLNRMRRTWAESDMERTGKLFRDKFGMS, from the coding sequence ATGTCACAGTTTGGCGAAATTTACAGGGACGAAGACGTTGATATTTCTGTGCTGCACGGCAAGACCATTGCCATCATCGGTTACGGCAGCCAGGGCAAGGCACAAGGCAAAAGCCTGCGCGACAGCGGCATCAATGTGATTGTGGGCGTAGGCGACAGAACCGTGCACAACAGCTGGAAGGACGCCGAGGCCGACGGCTTTGCCGTGTACGACATCCAGGAGGCCGTAAAAAAGGCGGATATCGTCCATATCCTGCTGCAAGACCCGGCCCAGCCCGCCGTGTACTATTCTTCCATCCACGCCCACCTGCGCCCCGGTCAGACCCTCAGCTTTGCGCACGGCTTTGCCATACTCTACGGCACCATCAAACCGCCCAAGGATGTGGATGTCATCCTGTTTGTACCCAACGGCCCCGGCCCGGTGGTGCGCCGCAAGTTCAAGGAAGGCTCGGGCATCTACGGCGCTGTGGCCGTTGATCAGGACGCCAGCGGTCATGCCGCCGCCACGGCCCTTGCCATTGCCAAGGGCGTGGGCAGCACCCGCGTGGGCACGATCAAGCTCTCGTTCCAGCACGAAACCGAGGGCGACAATTTTGAAGAACAGGTGCTTTACGGCGGTGCCATCCAGCTCATGCGCTCCATCTACAAGGTCATGACCGATAACGGCTATCCGGCTTCCTTCGCTTATGCCAAGGCTGTGCGCTCCATCCGTTCCATCATTGACGATATCGATGAGGTGGGCGTGGAAGAATACCTCACGCGCCGGGCCAGCCGCACCTGCGAATTTGCCGTGCGCACATCCGGCCCGCGCGTCATCAACGAAGACGCCATCCAGCAGATTTTTGAAGAAACGGAAAAAGGCATCTTTGCCCGCAACTGGCTGAACGAATTTAATCTGGGCATGCCCACCCTCAACCGCATGCGCCGCACCTGGGCCGAGTCGGACATGGAGCGCACCGGTAAACTGTTCCGCGACAAATTCGGCATGTCATAG
- the allE gene encoding (S)-ureidoglycine aminohydrolase, translating to MAYPEGLLKTRAVIRPGEYAVIPPEGRVRNVIPGIEGCYMSIIASPKLGASFVQYVGTALPGGGTVAPFAQEPGVEAFLYVMDGEGALTAATCGQKHTLAPGGYVFAPAGKSLEFTNTTNAPVRFLLYKQRYIALPGHEAEVVFGNTATMEERIYEDMANVFIRDLLPTHLGFDMNMHTLSFDPAGCHPFVETHVQEHGAYLLEGEGIYLLGAEWIQVQKEDFIFFGPYTPQAVYATGRGRLTYIYSKDCNRDVAL from the coding sequence ATGGCTTATCCAGAGGGCTTGCTGAAAACACGGGCGGTCATCCGGCCCGGCGAATATGCGGTCATTCCGCCGGAAGGTCGGGTGCGCAACGTCATACCCGGCATTGAAGGATGCTACATGTCCATCATTGCCTCCCCCAAACTGGGCGCGAGTTTTGTGCAGTATGTAGGAACCGCCCTGCCCGGCGGGGGTACCGTTGCCCCCTTTGCGCAAGAGCCGGGCGTGGAGGCCTTTTTGTATGTCATGGACGGCGAAGGCGCGCTGACCGCAGCCACCTGCGGGCAAAAGCACACCTTGGCCCCCGGCGGCTACGTGTTTGCACCCGCTGGCAAAAGCCTTGAATTTACCAACACCACCAATGCCCCGGTGCGCTTTCTGCTCTACAAGCAGCGTTACATCGCCCTGCCGGGCCACGAGGCCGAAGTAGTATTCGGCAATACCGCAACAATGGAAGAGCGCATCTACGAAGACATGGCCAATGTGTTTATCCGCGATCTGCTGCCCACCCATCTTGGTTTTGACATGAACATGCACACCCTCAGTTTTGACCCAGCAGGCTGCCATCCCTTTGTGGAAACCCACGTGCAGGAGCACGGGGCCTATCTGCTGGAGGGCGAGGGCATCTATCTGCTGGGGGCCGAGTGGATTCAGGTGCAGAAGGAAGATTTCATTTTCTTTGGCCCCTATACCCCACAGGCCGTATACGCCACTGGCAGGGGACGGCTCACGTACATCTACTCCAAAGACTGCAACCGCGATGTGGCCCTCTAG
- a CDS encoding M20 family metallo-hydrolase → MNSVRVDKARLQNRMEAISAFGATAGGGVTRLALSDADKDARQQLSAWLQELGCEIHVDGMGNIFAILPGKDRTLPPVMTGSHGDSQPLGGRFDGMLGVVAGVEVVNALRDAGVTLLRDLVVADWTNEEGSRFTPGCSGSGVWADKLAQKDMYALKDQQGLTLGGELTRIGFRGDSSYFPRPVHAAFELHIEQGPVLEEKSIPIGIPQGIVCLRWYNVRVQGVPNHAGPTPMTSRHDAIYAFSLMAARIFEIARDSGQVVATVGEVHASPNSRNVIAGDVQFTIDVRGWDEAATDDVCQRIEAALTEAAQQAGCQVTPERIWQVSRVPFDQRLRGMVREAATSLNLPCLDMVSGASHDMIYIAQVAPGAMIFVPSMGGRSHAEVENTSWEDCAAGADVLLHCLMRTGNEPG, encoded by the coding sequence ATGAACTCTGTGCGTGTAGACAAAGCGCGGCTGCAAAACCGCATGGAAGCAATATCTGCATTCGGGGCAACTGCGGGCGGCGGCGTCACCCGGCTTGCCCTGTCCGATGCAGACAAAGATGCCCGGCAGCAACTCAGCGCATGGCTGCAGGAGCTGGGCTGTGAGATCCATGTGGACGGCATGGGCAACATCTTTGCCATACTGCCGGGCAAGGACAGAACCCTGCCCCCGGTGATGACAGGCTCTCACGGCGATTCCCAGCCGCTCGGCGGACGCTTTGACGGCATGCTGGGCGTTGTGGCTGGCGTGGAGGTTGTGAACGCCCTGCGCGATGCGGGCGTAACCCTGCTGCGCGATCTGGTGGTAGCCGACTGGACAAATGAGGAAGGTTCCCGCTTCACCCCCGGCTGCTCTGGCTCCGGCGTATGGGCTGACAAGCTGGCGCAGAAAGATATGTATGCCCTCAAAGACCAGCAAGGCCTTACCCTTGGCGGGGAGCTTACACGCATCGGCTTCCGGGGTGATTCCAGTTACTTCCCCCGACCTGTACATGCGGCCTTTGAACTGCACATAGAGCAAGGGCCTGTGCTGGAAGAGAAAAGCATCCCCATCGGCATACCACAGGGCATTGTGTGCCTGCGCTGGTACAATGTGCGCGTGCAGGGCGTGCCCAACCATGCCGGGCCAACGCCCATGACCAGCAGGCACGATGCCATATACGCCTTTTCGCTCATGGCGGCGCGCATTTTCGAGATTGCGCGAGACTCCGGTCAGGTGGTGGCCACAGTGGGCGAAGTGCATGCTTCCCCCAATTCACGCAACGTCATTGCCGGGGATGTGCAGTTCACCATCGACGTGCGCGGCTGGGACGAAGCCGCCACGGATGACGTGTGCCAGCGCATTGAGGCCGCGCTGACAGAGGCAGCCCAACAGGCGGGGTGTCAGGTAACGCCAGAACGCATCTGGCAGGTTTCGCGGGTGCCCTTTGACCAGCGCCTGCGCGGGATGGTGCGCGAGGCCGCGACCAGCCTTAACCTCCCATGCCTGGACATGGTCTCCGGAGCATCGCACGACATGATCTATATTGCCCAGGTTGCGCCGGGAGCCATGATATTTGTGCCCAGCATGGGGGGCCGCAGCCATGCCGAAGTAGAAAATACCTCATGGGAAGACTGCGCAGCAGGCGCGGACGTGCTGCTGCACTGCCTGATGCGCACGGGCAACGAGCCCGGCTAA
- a CDS encoding FadR/GntR family transcriptional regulator has product MCAKLQEKFEEATKMWKSSSEEAAESILSMILDNNWQEGHKLPPQRALAETLGVSRPTVREALVILETMGKVSIQPGKGVFLVTRAQESLPGAPVTWFDRSFIAGKETQIFQFRHAIEPAIAALVALNATQAQIDDMAAMLDDMKQASVRGDVQLFAQLDFAFHTQMIEAANNPFFIEAMRPFFDLFSESQRLPFSNQEGLVETMREHAALLEHLRTRNSHGARLAMEEHVVATAARAGVRISSW; this is encoded by the coding sequence ATGTGCGCTAAATTACAGGAAAAGTTTGAAGAAGCTACAAAAATGTGGAAGTCTAGCTCGGAAGAAGCCGCTGAAAGCATTTTGTCAATGATTTTAGATAATAACTGGCAAGAAGGGCATAAACTGCCCCCACAGCGCGCACTTGCGGAAACTCTGGGAGTCAGCCGTCCCACGGTACGCGAAGCTCTGGTTATTTTGGAGACCATGGGCAAGGTGAGCATTCAGCCCGGCAAGGGCGTGTTTCTGGTGACGCGTGCGCAGGAGAGCCTGCCTGGGGCGCCTGTCACGTGGTTTGACCGGTCATTTATTGCGGGTAAAGAAACGCAGATTTTTCAGTTCAGGCATGCCATAGAACCGGCCATTGCCGCCCTTGTGGCCCTGAACGCCACGCAGGCCCAAATTGACGACATGGCAGCCATGCTGGACGACATGAAGCAGGCCAGTGTGCGCGGTGACGTGCAGCTTTTTGCCCAACTGGATTTCGCCTTTCACACCCAGATGATTGAAGCGGCCAACAACCCTTTTTTCATTGAGGCCATGCGCCCGTTTTTTGATCTGTTTTCTGAAAGCCAGCGTTTGCCTTTTTCTAATCAGGAAGGGCTGGTGGAGACCATGCGCGAACATGCGGCACTGCTGGAGCATCTGCGGACACGGAACTCGCACGGAGCGCGTTTGGCCATGGAAGAGCACGTTGTCGCCACAGCCGCCAGAGCTGGGGTGCGTATTTCCTCTTGGTGA
- a CDS encoding helix-turn-helix transcriptional regulator, with protein sequence MEKYPYLNEAVANILKGRREALGMSKRKLSELAMIERAYITGLENGKWNVSLNVLFFLSEALEIKPDAFIRLVIDEAESIKKSKDL encoded by the coding sequence ATGGAAAAATATCCTTATTTAAATGAAGCAGTTGCAAATATTCTGAAGGGCAGACGTGAAGCTCTTGGCATGAGCAAGCGTAAGTTGTCTGAGCTTGCGATGATAGAAAGGGCATACATTACCGGATTGGAAAATGGTAAGTGGAATGTGTCATTGAATGTTTTGTTCTTTTTAAGTGAGGCGCTTGAAATAAAACCTGATGCGTTTATCCGGTTAGTTATAGATGAAGCTGAAAGCATTAAAAAAAGTAAGGATTTATGA
- a CDS encoding transporter substrate-binding domain-containing protein — protein MQFFLSRLGFILTVMLLTAALPQSIYAQQTDNTLESIKKSGVISIAVPQDFPPFGSVGADMQPVGYDIDTARLIAKSLGVKVKLVPVTSTNRIPYLTTGKVDLVISSLGKNAEREKAIDFSVAYAPFFNGVFGPADLKVATAEDLTGKTIAVTRGAVEDMELTKIAPASTEIRRFEDNSSTIAAYLSGQVQMVATGNVVAASINGQNPSKHLEVKFLIKNSPCYIGLNKNEPELQKAVDDIITQAKKDGQLEAIAQTWLHTSLPQDF, from the coding sequence ATGCAATTTTTTCTCAGCCGTCTTGGTTTCATCCTGACCGTCATGCTGCTGACCGCAGCCCTGCCGCAATCCATTTACGCCCAACAAACGGACAACACGCTTGAATCAATAAAAAAGTCAGGCGTTATCTCCATTGCTGTTCCGCAGGACTTCCCCCCCTTTGGTTCTGTGGGCGCAGACATGCAGCCTGTGGGTTACGATATCGATACTGCCCGGCTTATTGCAAAAAGCCTTGGCGTCAAGGTGAAGCTTGTGCCGGTAACCAGCACAAACCGCATCCCCTACCTTACCACAGGCAAGGTTGATCTGGTCATTTCTTCACTGGGCAAAAATGCCGAGCGCGAAAAAGCCATCGACTTTTCAGTGGCCTACGCGCCTTTTTTTAACGGCGTATTTGGCCCCGCCGATCTCAAGGTCGCCACAGCTGAAGACCTGACAGGCAAGACAATCGCGGTGACCCGTGGTGCGGTTGAGGACATGGAACTGACCAAGATTGCGCCCGCATCCACAGAAATTCGCCGTTTTGAGGACAACAGTTCAACCATAGCCGCCTACCTTTCCGGTCAGGTGCAGATGGTTGCCACGGGCAACGTTGTGGCTGCCTCCATCAACGGACAAAATCCATCCAAGCATCTGGAAGTCAAATTCCTCATCAAAAATTCGCCCTGCTACATCGGGCTGAACAAAAACGAGCCGGAACTGCAAAAGGCTGTGGACGACATCATCACCCAGGCAAAGAAGGACGGGCAGCTTGAAGCCATTGCGCAAACATGGCTGCACACCTCCCTGCCGCAGGATTTTTAA
- a CDS encoding C-GCAxxG-C-C family protein, with translation MRTPPELEEVQEDFNMGIICAQQVLAHFADRLGLTEDTALRIASAFGSGMGKAEVCGCVSGSLMVIGMMHGPNGPCPRPQKEAFYARRDAFTEAFAKAHGSLQCRGVLGHDLTTPEGMAAVKQNNLFIKTCAPLVCHTCALLEKYL, from the coding sequence ATGAGAACCCCTCCTGAGCTTGAAGAAGTGCAAGAAGACTTCAATATGGGCATTATCTGCGCGCAGCAGGTATTGGCCCACTTTGCAGACAGGCTTGGCCTGACGGAAGACACAGCCCTGCGCATAGCCTCGGCCTTCGGCTCCGGCATGGGCAAGGCCGAAGTGTGCGGTTGCGTTTCCGGCTCGCTCATGGTCATAGGCATGATGCACGGCCCCAACGGCCCATGCCCGCGCCCGCAAAAAGAGGCTTTCTACGCCCGGCGCGATGCCTTTACCGAGGCTTTTGCCAAGGCTCACGGCAGCTTGCAGTGCCGGGGGGTTCTGGGGCATGACCTTACCACGCCCGAGGGCATGGCAGCGGTTAAACAGAACAATCTTTTTATCAAAACCTGTGCGCCGCTGGTTTGCCATACCTGCGCGCTGCTCGAAAAATATCTGTAG
- the rnhA gene encoding ribonuclease HI — MQKVTIHTDGSCLGNPGPGGWAAVLKLDDQDYRKEFAGGYKLTTNNRMEILAVVEALSQLQSPCEVELYSDSKYVCDSIEKRWVWGWQKKGWIKSDKKPALNVDLWKRLLPLLSTHKVRMRWLKGHAGHPENERCDVLARAEAGRRDLPPDTGYNP; from the coding sequence ATGCAGAAAGTGACCATTCATACTGACGGCTCATGTCTGGGCAATCCCGGCCCCGGCGGCTGGGCCGCCGTACTCAAACTTGACGATCAGGACTACCGCAAGGAATTTGCCGGAGGCTACAAGCTGACCACCAACAACCGCATGGAAATCCTGGCGGTAGTGGAAGCCCTGAGCCAGTTGCAAAGCCCCTGCGAAGTCGAGCTCTACTCCGACTCAAAATACGTGTGCGACAGCATTGAAAAGCGTTGGGTCTGGGGCTGGCAGAAAAAGGGCTGGATCAAGAGCGACAAAAAACCCGCTCTCAATGTGGATCTGTGGAAGCGCCTGCTTCCCCTGCTTTCCACCCACAAGGTGCGCATGCGCTGGCTGAAAGGCCATGCCGGGCACCCTGAAAACGAACGTTGCGACGTTCTGGCCCGCGCAGAAGCTGGCCGCAGGGATCTGCCCCCCGACACGGGCTATAATCCCTAG
- a CDS encoding methyl-accepting chemotaxis protein, which translates to MKLSVKLSLMAGFLMALTIALGLFSLVQMSKINDGTADINQNWLPSTRYVLNLNVNTSDFRLAQVQLANSPEAQDRARYQARMEATLKDIEKNKSQYAPLIASAQEKKAYEGFLHEWQSYMDISKDVVMLANKGQLEEARDLTRGKTRAIFEKTTAYLEDLVRINTEGSLAASKGCDDLYSSSKLLVICLLVASVLAGTATAVVILRGTHKQLGKDPGELNTIAQRVVDGDYNIDDGSPKAGVYESIVAMVAALKNHIDHAKEESRKAQEAAEQARKAQIVAEEATARAETARKEGLLDAATQLEGVVNVIASASEELSAQIEQSSHGAEQQAHRIADTATAVEEMNATVIEVAKNAGAGANLSASTQSKAKEGDDVTTKCRRAMDEVQAETIGLKTNMDTLSVHAQAINEIMTVISDIADQTNLLALNAAIEAARAGEAGRGFAVVADEVRKLAEKTMSSTQDVGKAIQAIQESSKEGVRRMDQAVGKVNLAADLAEKCGAALAEILSLAEQTADQVRSIATASEEQSASSEEIARSVEHVNTIASETSQAMGEASKAVSELAAQAQNLSRIITQLKNS; encoded by the coding sequence ATGAAGTTGAGTGTCAAGTTATCCTTGATGGCAGGTTTTTTAATGGCTCTGACAATTGCCCTTGGGCTTTTCAGCCTTGTGCAAATGTCAAAGATCAATGACGGCACAGCAGACATTAATCAGAACTGGCTCCCCTCCACCAGATATGTCTTGAATCTCAACGTAAATACATCAGATTTTCGTCTTGCCCAGGTGCAGCTTGCCAACAGTCCAGAAGCACAAGACAGGGCTCGCTATCAGGCCAGAATGGAAGCTACACTCAAAGACATTGAGAAGAATAAGTCGCAGTACGCCCCGCTCATTGCTTCAGCCCAAGAGAAGAAGGCATACGAGGGCTTCCTGCACGAGTGGCAGAGCTACATGGATATTTCCAAAGATGTGGTAATGCTTGCCAACAAGGGGCAACTGGAAGAAGCGCGTGACCTCACACGTGGCAAAACGCGGGCCATTTTTGAAAAAACCACTGCATACCTGGAAGATCTTGTCCGCATAAACACGGAAGGCAGCCTGGCCGCCAGCAAAGGCTGTGATGACTTGTATTCCTCGTCCAAACTTTTGGTCATCTGCCTGCTGGTGGCCTCTGTTCTGGCGGGAACCGCCACTGCGGTTGTCATCCTGCGCGGCACCCACAAACAGCTCGGTAAAGACCCCGGCGAACTGAACACTATCGCCCAGCGGGTTGTGGATGGCGACTACAACATTGACGATGGCAGCCCAAAGGCTGGCGTATACGAATCCATTGTAGCCATGGTTGCGGCACTCAAGAACCATATTGACCACGCCAAGGAAGAATCCCGCAAGGCTCAGGAAGCAGCGGAACAGGCCCGCAAGGCCCAGATTGTAGCCGAAGAAGCCACTGCGCGCGCAGAAACAGCCCGCAAGGAAGGCCTGCTTGACGCCGCCACCCAGCTTGAAGGCGTGGTCAACGTCATCGCATCAGCCTCTGAAGAACTTTCCGCCCAGATCGAGCAGTCTTCACACGGCGCAGAACAACAGGCCCACCGCATTGCGGACACTGCCACGGCAGTGGAAGAAATGAACGCCACGGTCATTGAAGTTGCCAAGAACGCCGGAGCCGGAGCAAACCTGTCCGCTTCCACACAAAGCAAGGCCAAGGAAGGCGATGATGTAACCACAAAGTGTCGGCGAGCCATGGACGAGGTTCAGGCCGAAACAATAGGCCTTAAAACCAACATGGACACTCTTTCTGTCCACGCACAGGCCATTAACGAAATTATGACTGTTATCTCGGACATCGCCGACCAGACAAACCTGCTGGCGCTCAACGCAGCCATTGAAGCAGCGCGCGCTGGCGAGGCAGGCCGTGGATTTGCCGTTGTGGCAGACGAAGTGCGCAAACTGGCGGAAAAGACCATGTCCTCCACCCAGGATGTGGGCAAGGCCATTCAGGCCATTCAGGAAAGCTCCAAAGAAGGCGTGCGGCGCATGGATCAGGCCGTGGGCAAGGTAAACCTTGCTGCCGATCTTGCGGAAAAATGCGGTGCCGCGCTTGCGGAAATTCTCAGCCTTGCGGAGCAGACCGCTGATCAGGTGCGCAGCATCGCCACCGCCAGCGAGGAGCAGTCCGCTTCTTCTGAAGAGATCGCCCGCTCGGTGGAGCACGTCAATACCATTGCGTCTGAAACATCACAGGCGATGGGCGAGGCCAGCAAGGCTGTTTCCGAGCTGGCGGCGCAGGCCCAGAACCTGTCCCGCATCATAACACAGCTCAAGAATTCCTAA